The sequence AAGGTAGGAGGGAAATTACTTTGATTGACTCTGACTGCATCATGATGTAAATAACCACTCATGGATACTAAGCCAGCTAAAGGCAAATTTAAGCCCACATCTAAAGTCATCGCCCCGCCTTGAGAGAAACCACTTAAAATTGTCCGTGATAAAGGCACACCAGTACTAGCTTCTAAAGATTGCAACCAATTTGTCAGCGTTTGCCGGCTTTCTGGCAACCCTTGATACATATTTTCTGATCTTAGGTCATACCATGCCCTACCCAACGGAGAATAAGGGTAAGGAAAAGGCGCATTGGGAAAAATATATTGATAATCAGGTAAATTAAGAAACGGTGATAGCGATGCTACATCCTCAGCATTAGCGCCCCAACCGTGTAAGCAGACAATTAAACCTGCAGG is a genomic window of Fortiea contorta PCC 7126 containing:
- a CDS encoding alpha/beta hydrolase, which translates into the protein MQFINISPSSLQPPAGLIVCLHGWGANAEDVASLSPFLNLPDYQYIFPNAPFPYPYSPLGRAWYDLRSENMYQGLPESRQTLTNWLQSLEASTGVPLSRTILSGFSQGGAMTLDVGLNLPLAGLVSMSGYLHHDAVRVNQSNFPPTLIMHGRNDQVVPLLAALKARQTLESLGVAVDYQEFDMGHEISPEMLGSLRNFVVTTIG